One Calderihabitans maritimus genomic window, AAAGGGAGTAAATGATGCTCGCACATCGAATACAAAGGTATATCTTTCACCAAAACCATCTCTTCATGCTCTTCGGTAAAATACACTTGCAGGTGAGCTTCCGGGTCTTCCTCGAGACCGCAAAATATTTCTTTGTACATCCGTGCCACCCGCGCCGGAGTGTCCCGGAGTCCTTCCCTCGATGTATCCTCTCCCAACCCTTCTAATATTAACCGGACACCTTTTTCAATTTTTCCCAAATCCAAGGTTCCGCCCCCCAGTCTGGCTAAATTATAGTTTATTTTACTCCCACTAGGCGGTGGGTCTGAGGTATCACCGAAACTTGGGCAAGTTTCTCCAGAGCCATATCCTGAAGATACATTAACCACTTTCCCGGACACCTATCCATCTCTTCCCTCACCGGCGTTACCGGCTGCAATACCAAAGGAATATTATAATCAACCCCTGCCACCAGATTTATCGCCTCTCTTATTTCCTCAACCGGCGAACTGGCACTTACAACTATCTTAACAAAAACTTCTTTTCGTCGGGCTATATTTAAAAATTCTTTATGCTCCGCCCAATACGACTTTCCCGTATGCGTCGGGAGTTTTACATCCATACTCACAATATCCACATATGGTAGCACTTCTGCCAGACGGTCCGGTAATGTACCGTTGGTCTCCAAATAAATTAACTGTTCCTTTTCTTTTAATCTCTTACCCGTTTCCCTTACAAAGTGATGGTAAAGAAGTGGCTCTCCCCCGGTCAAACTGACTGAATGGTGGGGAAACTCTAGCAAATCAACTATATTATCCAGTAGATCTTCTACTGAAAGAGGATTGGGTAACTGCCTGTACTGAGCAGAGCCCGGCTTCACTTCAATATTACAGTACTTAACTTTCCCTGACCGGCTTTCTATCGTATCACAGTATGCACAGGATAAATTACAGCCGGCAAAACGGATAAAAATTTGCCGCCGCCCTACATAAAGCCCTTCACCTTGAATGGAAGAGAATACTTCAGATATGGGACTTCGCAACTAATCTACCCCCCTGACCTTACACCGGGCCATCTTTACCTGCTGGTTCTCCCGCACGTAGCTGTCCATACAGGCATGAGCTAAATCTTCCACATTTTCAATTCCCATCTCTGCCAGACCAACCGTAGGCACCGGTGTATTACGGGAGATAATGTTTAGTCCCACATGAATCAACGAAGAAACAGGAGACAGAGTGGCAATAGACACGGAAAGTTTATTTGGTCCTTGGTATAGATCGTCCCCGTCTCTTCTCAGCTTGACCGCTAACCTTCTTTCCAGTTCTTCTTTAATCAAGACTATAAACATCCTCTGACGCCAGATAGTTTTTTCTAAATCCAGATCAAAATGTTCAATAATAAAATGGAGCATATCTTCGCTGAAAATAGCTGCTTGGGAGCGAACATCTTCTAAATCCACCATATGCTCCAGCAGTACCCGACACGGCCCCCGGAAGGCAACGATACTGTCTCCCTGAAGCCCCCAGTTACGAAACGCCCAGAGAGAAACCAGTTGCGTTCCGTCATAAAGAATTTTTTCTTTGACCCAGAGGTTTTTCATCTATCTTTCTCTCCTAGAGCCCGCATTAGTCTTTGACAGCTCTCGCACCGTCCGCACATTTTCTCACCACCATAATAACAGCTCCAGATATACTCAAAGGGTAGGTTAAGTTTCCGTCCCATTTGGACAATTTCCCGCTTAGACATATCTTGCGTGTAGCTTTTAACCGTAACGCCGTTTAAGGTTGAAAACCGCAGGCACCGATTAGCCGCCTCCACAAACGCTGCGCTATTGTCCGGAAAGCTTTGGGCCTCTTCCCGGTTAAAACCGGCAACCACCAGCGAACAGTCGAGAGCTTCCGCAAAACAGGCACCTATATTAATAAAAAGTCCATTCCGATTGGGTACCCATACCTGAACCGCTGTCTCATCTGCTCTTTCCTCAAGATCTTCAGGAGCAACTTCAGGAACCGGTCGGCTTCTGTCCACCAAAGCACTTCCTCCGAGAGCGGCCAGCCACTTCAACTCAATAACTTGGTGCGAAACTCCGTAATGTCGGCACAAAGCACGGGCCGATTCGATTTCCCTCAAAGCAGCCCGCTGCCCGTAATCAAAAGTTAAGGCTTTTTTAACCTTCATCTCCTCCAGCGCCATGGCCATAGAAACAGCGGAATCAAGACCGCCGGAAAGCAGAACAACTGCTGACATTTTCTCCCTCCTACGGATGATAGATAGCACATGCCGTGGGCGATTCCCAGACTCTTACCTGAACCACTTTAACCTTCTCGGGTATCCGTGCTGCCATGCGGATATAAATCGTTCTAGCCAGGTTTTCTGCCGTAGGATTAGCCTCTTTGAAGTCTGCAAGCTCATTGAGCAGAGTGTGGTCGTAATCTTCCAGTATCTCTTTCAGGCTTCTTTTAAGTTCATTGAAATCTACCAGCATACCTGCTTCGTCCAACGTTTCACCGGCTACCTCCACCTCAACCTGCCAGGTATGACCGTGAATTCTGGCGCATTTACCTTCATAATTTTTCAATTGATGGGCTGCTGCAAATTGTTCTCTAACCGTCAGCCTGAACATGGAAACCTCCTAACGGTATCCGTTTTTTTGTGTCATAAGTCGGTAATATTTTCGCCTTTCTTTCAACTTTTCCCTGCTTCAAAGGGGAAATAATATGGGCTAGTCCAGCAGCTAAAAAGCTACCAAAATGAAAATGGCCCACCTCCTGACAGGGTGAGCCCTGTACCCCGTGACTTCAGCCCAGGTTCAATTTTCCTTACAATCCTGGCAATAACCCAAAAACTTTACCTGATGATCGACAATTTCGAAACCATTCTTTTTTTCTATAACCGTTTCCAACGTCTCCAGCAGGTCATCTTCAAACTCAATGACCCGTCCGCACTTCAAGCAGATTAAATGATGGTGATGATGTACATGCTGTTCGTTAAATTCATACCTGCTTTTTCCATCCCCAAAGTTCATTTTCTGTAAAATATCCAATTCTGCCAGCAGGTCCAAGGTGCGGTAAACGGTAGCCAAACCTATTTCGGGATGTTCCTTTTTAACTATGGTATACACTTCTTCGGCACTGAGATGTTCTTTCGCGTTCTCCAAAAAAGCCTTAACGATTACCTGTCGCTGGGGGGTAATTTTGTAATCATTTTGCTGAAATTTTGCGTAAATTTCTTCCAGTTGATGTTTCATCAGCCCACCTCATACAATTGACAACGATTGTTGATTAAATTATAAGCGAAAACCGGTGCCATGTCAACGCAAGGGGATTTCACGGATTTTACGTCAATACACTATACTGGTGATTACACCCTGCCCGGCCGTCTCGCTAACCGGATAAGTCAAAAGCAACACCTTCGCATCTACAGCAACGGTAGCCAGCAGCGGCTTCCGGCTTGAAGATTCCACGGAACGGCCCCAAAGCATTTTCTTAGCCTTTGTCCTGACCTCCACCGGAACTTCCCCTG contains:
- a CDS encoding 7-carboxy-7-deazaguanine synthase QueE, with product MRSPISEVFSSIQGEGLYVGRRQIFIRFAGCNLSCAYCDTIESRSGKVKYCNIEVKPGSAQYRQLPNPLSVEDLLDNIVDLLEFPHHSVSLTGGEPLLYHHFVRETGKRLKEKEQLIYLETNGTLPDRLAEVLPYVDIVSMDVKLPTHTGKSYWAEHKEFLNIARRKEVFVKIVVSASSPVEEIREAINLVAGVDYNIPLVLQPVTPVREEMDRCPGKWLMYLQDMALEKLAQVSVIPQTHRLVGVK
- a CDS encoding DUF366 family protein, translated to MKNLWVKEKILYDGTQLVSLWAFRNWGLQGDSIVAFRGPCRVLLEHMVDLEDVRSQAAIFSEDMLHFIIEHFDLDLEKTIWRQRMFIVLIKEELERRLAVKLRRDGDDLYQGPNKLSVSIATLSPVSSLIHVGLNIISRNTPVPTVGLAEMGIENVEDLAHACMDSYVRENQQVKMARCKVRGVD
- the queC gene encoding 7-cyano-7-deazaguanine synthase QueC — translated: MSAVVLLSGGLDSAVSMAMALEEMKVKKALTFDYGQRAALREIESARALCRHYGVSHQVIELKWLAALGGSALVDRSRPVPEVAPEDLEERADETAVQVWVPNRNGLFINIGACFAEALDCSLVVAGFNREEAQSFPDNSAAFVEAANRCLRFSTLNGVTVKSYTQDMSKREIVQMGRKLNLPFEYIWSCYYGGEKMCGRCESCQRLMRALGEKDR
- the queD gene encoding 6-carboxytetrahydropterin synthase QueD, translating into MFRLTVREQFAAAHQLKNYEGKCARIHGHTWQVEVEVAGETLDEAGMLVDFNELKRSLKEILEDYDHTLLNELADFKEANPTAENLARTIYIRMAARIPEKVKVVQVRVWESPTACAIYHP
- a CDS encoding Fur family transcriptional regulator: MKHQLEEIYAKFQQNDYKITPQRQVIVKAFLENAKEHLSAEEVYTIVKKEHPEIGLATVYRTLDLLAELDILQKMNFGDGKSRYEFNEQHVHHHHHLICLKCGRVIEFEDDLLETLETVIEKKNGFEIVDHQVKFLGYCQDCKEN